CATAATTAGCGGAAACGCGGAGCTTACTGTTACTAAAGCTTCAACCATTGAGGAAGCCGGGGTTGGGGATCTAGTCTTTGTCCTTGAAGACAAAAACCTCATCCCGGCTTTTTCTTCGTCTGCCTCTGCCGTTGTAACCGCCAAACTCCCGGCCAACCTGCAAGGCAAGTCGGCCCTGGTCGTCGGAAACCCTCGCCTTGCTTTGGCCAAGGTCCTGTCCATTTTTTCTGCCAACATTTCCACCCCTTTTGTTTCTGATCATTCAATTATCGCCCCTAGCGCCAGGCTGGGCCGCAACATAACGATTCATCCTTTTGTCACCATTGGTGAAAATTGTGAGATCGGCGACAATACAACGATTTTCCCCAATGTAACTGTTTATGACCGGGTGAAGATCGGCTCCAGCGTAATCATCCACGCCGGGGCAAGGATCGGGGTGGATGGGTTTGGCTTCGCCTGGGAAAACAACCAGCATGTAAAGATTCCTCAGATCGGGGAAGTTATCATCGAAGACAATGTTGAGATCTACGCCAACGTCTGCGTCGCCCGCGGCACACTGGGAACGACCCGGATCAGAAAAGGGAGCAAGATCGACAATCTCACCCATATCGCCCACAATTGCGATATTGGAGAAAATTGCGCTATTACCGCCCTGGTCGGCTTTGCCGGCTCGGTTACCTTCGGTAAGCATGTGCAGGTCGGCGGGATGGCCGGATTTAACGGACACATTA
This is a stretch of genomic DNA from Candidatus Margulisiibacteriota bacterium. It encodes these proteins:
- a CDS encoding UDP-3-O-(3-hydroxymyristoyl)glucosamine N-acyltransferase, coding for MNLAGLAEVVSGIISGNAELTVTKASTIEEAGVGDLVFVLEDKNLIPAFSSSASAVVTAKLPANLQGKSALVVGNPRLALAKVLSIFSANISTPFVSDHSIIAPSARLGRNITIHPFVTIGENCEIGDNTTIFPNVTVYDRVKIGSSVIIHAGARIGVDGFGFAWENNQHVKIPQIGEVIIEDNVEIYANVCVARGTLGTTRIRKGSKIDNLTHIAHNCDIGENCAITALVGFAGSVTFGKHVQVGGMAGFNGHI